In the Parasteatoda tepidariorum isolate YZ-2023 chromosome 3, CAS_Ptep_4.0, whole genome shotgun sequence genome, one interval contains:
- the LOC107438774 gene encoding uncharacterized protein, whose product MSNFDTEIFAISIALENLKNKINYFTKAVILVDSKVAYQAVAINHDSDTQTISDIRDNLIFLENANKIIMFQWIPSHVGINGNEKADQLAKKGSLEPQCNKPIPPDSLKKQFSEKLKTNLKLNQAVKSNGKPWANIQNSWKKFCHSPRKKAVANFRLSTGHDCLAEHFNRIGILPSSECQICNSGTMNSDHLLVCPLLDKQYQERGDLCKLYWDARDHMNSL is encoded by the coding sequence ATGTCAAATTTTGATACAGAGATCTTCGCTATATCGATAGCCCTGGAAAACCTTAAGAATAAGATCAATTACTTCACTAAAGCAGTAATCCTTGTCGACTCTAAGGTAGCTTACCAGGCAGTTGCCATAAACCATGATTCAGATACTCAGACTATTTCAGATATTAgagataatttgatttttctcgaGAATGccaacaaaattattatgttcCAGTGGATCCCTTCGCATGTAGGAATCAATGGCAATGAAAAGGCAGACCAACTGGCCAAGAAAGGGTCACTCGAACCACAATGTAATAAACCGATTCCACCAGATTcccttaaaaaacaattttccgaGAAACTTAAGACCAACCTAAAGCTCAACCAAGCAGTAAAATCCAATGGAAAACCTTGGGCTAACATCCAAAAcagttggaagaaattttgtcaCAGTCCTCGTAAGAAGGCTGTGGCAAACTTCAGACTCTCAACAGGCCATGACTGCTTGGCAGAGCACTTCAACAGAATAGGTATCCTTCCATCTAGCGAGTGCCAAATCTGCAATTCGGGAACCATGAACTCAGACCACTTGCTTGTATGCCCTTTACTGGACAAACAATACCAAGAGCGGGGTGATTTGTGTAAACTTTACTGGGATGCCAGAGATCACATGAACTCTCTGTAA